The Paraburkholderia sp. SOS3 genome includes a region encoding these proteins:
- a CDS encoding T6SS phospholipase effector Tle1-like catalytic domain-containing protein — translation MTTLPEQEIPVAIHPLGPTPGIVPVLPSVIPRTEHCEIVVHIGLFFDGTGNNKDWDDGDACHDGSETQLQRRKESNVARLFFAYPDDPDGGYFRIYVSGVGTPFKPIGEDVPATTGMAFGGGGDGRINFGLLSVLNSIHRVASPNDLLAYVDPVVMALCRNGIRTYNPRTDTRSSLVGGAADETALGKVSMRTTGGLLMDALTGNRQHAKAFYKREAQRIAAMISSPDKSRPVEIFIDAFGFSRGAAEARVFCNWLNELFEGDMLCGVRATIRFLGLFDTVASVGLPNNSSMTYDLTNGHAGWGSEQYLRIPGRIKNCVHFVAMHENRPSFPLDRVLVNNGLPDNCHEYAFPGMHSDVGGGYAVNEQGRGRLPISSSKNLLSSEKLSQLPLEYMFKAAQAAKVPLRIDLAVKQAGGGYNPFQVDDGLRQAYARFHAACSPSARQPADWLIVYLAWRYQVRDTYTQLPWASRVHSLSKRDMDDLAGANQTLLSDIAALDTGLLERAGSAAYEAGKAIVQTFERGNPLLADLHRRALPESTVSKLRKLAPEADDVLRRLRSHPTVSEAEADLFSTYAHDSYAGFRPYDHQFRLWLVGCRKLLPGSWEPEGYLRYRRFYTGFAKARTYKVVIADTQLQRIEMQNLIDSKGYGIGDAFSGRAL, via the coding sequence ATGACAACACTGCCCGAACAGGAAATTCCCGTCGCGATCCATCCGCTTGGACCTACGCCGGGTATCGTGCCGGTACTGCCCTCGGTGATCCCGCGCACCGAGCATTGCGAAATCGTGGTTCACATCGGCCTGTTCTTCGATGGCACAGGTAACAACAAGGACTGGGACGACGGGGACGCTTGCCACGACGGCAGCGAAACGCAATTGCAACGCCGGAAGGAAAGCAATGTCGCGCGGCTGTTCTTCGCCTATCCCGATGACCCCGATGGGGGCTACTTCCGTATCTACGTTAGCGGCGTGGGCACGCCGTTCAAACCCATTGGCGAAGATGTCCCCGCGACGACCGGTATGGCATTCGGCGGCGGTGGCGATGGGCGGATCAATTTCGGCCTGCTGTCGGTACTCAACTCGATCCATCGCGTTGCGTCGCCCAATGACCTTTTAGCATACGTCGACCCCGTTGTAATGGCCCTCTGCCGCAACGGTATCCGCACCTACAATCCCAGGACCGACACACGGAGCAGCCTGGTCGGCGGCGCAGCGGACGAAACGGCGCTGGGCAAGGTGAGCATGCGTACAACCGGCGGCCTGCTGATGGACGCTCTGACCGGCAACCGTCAACATGCGAAGGCGTTCTACAAGCGCGAGGCGCAACGGATTGCCGCTATGATCAGTTCCCCTGACAAGTCCAGACCGGTCGAGATCTTCATCGATGCATTCGGCTTCTCGCGCGGTGCGGCGGAGGCCAGGGTGTTTTGCAACTGGCTGAACGAACTGTTTGAGGGCGACATGCTGTGCGGCGTGCGGGCGACGATCCGCTTCCTCGGCCTGTTCGACACCGTTGCGTCGGTCGGGCTGCCGAACAACTCCAGCATGACGTATGACCTCACGAACGGCCATGCGGGCTGGGGCAGCGAACAATACCTCCGCATCCCCGGGCGGATAAAGAACTGTGTGCATTTCGTGGCGATGCACGAGAATCGCCCTTCATTTCCGCTGGACCGGGTGCTGGTCAACAACGGCCTTCCCGATAACTGCCACGAATACGCGTTTCCCGGTATGCACTCGGACGTGGGTGGCGGCTACGCGGTGAACGAACAGGGACGGGGTCGCCTGCCCATTTCGTCATCGAAGAACCTGCTCAGCAGCGAGAAGCTGTCGCAGCTTCCGCTGGAATACATGTTCAAGGCCGCGCAGGCGGCCAAAGTGCCTCTGAGAATCGACCTGGCCGTAAAGCAAGCGGGCGGCGGCTACAACCCGTTTCAGGTCGACGATGGTCTGCGCCAGGCCTACGCCCGCTTCCACGCCGCCTGTTCGCCCAGTGCCCGCCAGCCGGCAGACTGGCTGATCGTCTACCTTGCGTGGCGATACCAGGTGCGTGACACCTACACGCAACTCCCATGGGCGAGCCGCGTCCATTCCCTGAGCAAGCGCGATATGGACGATCTGGCCGGGGCCAACCAGACGCTGCTAAGCGATATTGCCGCACTCGACACGGGCCTGCTCGAGCGAGCCGGATCGGCTGCGTATGAGGCCGGCAAGGCGATTGTTCAAACATTCGAGCGCGGTAATCCTCTGCTGGCTGACCTGCATCGGCGTGCGCTTCCCGAATCCACCGTGTCGAAATTGCGGAAGCTCGCGCCGGAAGCGGACGATGTGCTGCGACGCCTGAGAAGTCATCCCACGGTCTCGGAGGCCGAAGCGGATCTGTTCTCCACGTACGCGCATGATTCATACGCGGGTTTCCGGCCATACGATCATCAGTTCCGGCTATGGCTCGTGGGTTGCCGCAAGCTCTTGCCCGGTTCGTGGGAGCCGGAAGGCTATCTGCGCTACCGGCGCTTCTATACGGGCTTCGCTAAGGCGCGCACCTACAAGGTCGTCATCGCCGATACGCAATTGCAGCGCATCGAGATGCAGAATCTGATCGATAGCAAGGGATATGGGATCGGCGATGCATTCAGTGGAAGGGCCCTGTAG
- a CDS encoding DUF3304 domain-containing protein, whose product MKHQNLFRLCTGLLLVLCMGIAACRQHDPAEDGMPVTLTGIDHLADHLSVQEFSVDGTSGAQAGKGGTTVCCVMLPYKWHPDTRVTVRWNVTNWRDCKGDEYEAVVPVEKYDEPDHMWVHFLADGKVRVVSSAYGAAKANAPGSRHPVKDPIPKKHPWDDYPPFVHCKKSFE is encoded by the coding sequence ATGAAACACCAGAACCTGTTTCGCCTGTGTACAGGACTGCTGCTGGTGCTGTGCATGGGTATTGCCGCATGCCGGCAACACGACCCTGCCGAAGACGGAATGCCCGTCACTTTGACAGGCATCGATCACCTTGCCGATCACCTGAGTGTGCAGGAGTTTTCGGTCGACGGCACGAGCGGTGCCCAGGCGGGCAAGGGTGGCACCACCGTGTGTTGCGTGATGCTGCCGTACAAATGGCATCCGGATACAAGAGTGACGGTGCGCTGGAACGTCACGAACTGGCGTGACTGCAAGGGCGACGAATACGAGGCCGTGGTGCCGGTGGAAAAGTACGATGAGCCTGACCACATGTGGGTGCATTTTCTGGCTGACGGCAAGGTGCGGGTGGTGTCATCCGCTTACGGTGCGGCGAAAGCCAACGCGCCAGGCTCGAGGCACCCGGTGAAAGATCCGATTCCGAAGAAGCATCCGTGGGACGACTATCCCCCGTTCGTCCACTGCAAGAAAAGTTTTGAGTAG
- a CDS encoding DUF3304 domain-containing protein, which produces MKHQNVFRFYAGLLLVLCIGIAACRQHNPAEDGMPVTLTGIDHLADHLSVQEFSVDGTSGAQAGKGGRTVCCVMLPYKWHPDTKVTVRWNVTNWRDCKGDEYEAVVPVEKYDEPDHMWVHFLADGKVRVVSSAYGAEKANAPGSRHPVKDPIPKKNPWDVYDLDTCKRYDEESPRKDQR; this is translated from the coding sequence ATGAAACACCAGAACGTGTTTCGCTTCTATGCAGGACTGCTGCTGGTGTTGTGCATCGGTATTGCCGCATGCCGCCAACACAACCCCGCCGAAGACGGAATGCCCGTCACTTTGACAGGCATCGATCACCTTGCCGATCACCTGAGTGTGCAGGAGTTTTCGGTGGACGGCACGAGCGGTGCCCAGGCGGGCAAGGGCGGTCGCACCGTGTGCTGCGTGATGCTGCCGTACAAATGGCATCCGGATACGAAAGTGACGGTGCGCTGGAACGTCACGAACTGGCGTGACTGCAAGGGCGACGAATACGAAGCCGTGGTGCCGGTGGAAAAGTACGATGAGCCTGACCACATGTGGGTGCATTTTCTGGCTGACGGCAAGGTGCGGGTGGTGTCATCCGCTTACGGTGCAGAGAAAGCCAACGCGCCAGGCTCGAGGCACCCGGTGAAAGATCCGATTCCGAAGAAGAATCCGTGGGACGTCTACGACCTGGATACCTGCAAGCGCTACGACGAGGAATCCCCGCGCAAGGACCAGCGATGA
- a CDS encoding DUF4123 domain-containing protein, translating into MNMLTRSEECFFLFDGALLHGTPQHAWLLEQPWTVCLYDDLGEQARLVGPLLLPASVDGGELARALATAGSSQRFACSRLTCCQSPEALERHLRDLRYLQAGEAQRYYFRYGDGRALAAVWSTLTPEQQLAAMGPISSWEYVDHGEALTAITATAISPDRAVAGLPLRLAPAQWHQVLESGRIGELFESTGQLLSPDVEDHSPAQRHEWTRQTWHWLRSLKLEPGPLYAAVNLAMWQTAGAIKGVPAFEAALSEARNDGDLARILAWGTTGGNEGSTGKPGEREGRGA; encoded by the coding sequence ATGAACATGTTGACCCGCTCCGAAGAATGCTTCTTTCTGTTTGATGGCGCACTGTTGCACGGTACACCGCAACACGCCTGGTTGCTGGAACAGCCGTGGACCGTCTGTCTGTATGACGACCTGGGCGAGCAGGCCAGGCTGGTTGGGCCCCTGTTGCTGCCCGCTTCCGTGGACGGAGGAGAGCTGGCGCGGGCGCTGGCGACCGCCGGTAGTTCGCAACGGTTTGCGTGCAGCCGGTTGACCTGCTGCCAGTCGCCGGAAGCGCTCGAGCGACATCTACGCGATCTGCGTTATCTGCAGGCGGGCGAGGCCCAGCGCTACTACTTCCGGTATGGCGATGGCCGCGCGCTGGCAGCTGTCTGGTCCACGCTGACGCCAGAGCAGCAGCTTGCCGCGATGGGTCCGATCTCGTCGTGGGAGTACGTCGATCATGGGGAAGCGCTGACCGCGATCACGGCAACCGCGATATCGCCAGATCGGGCCGTGGCAGGACTGCCGTTGCGCCTTGCACCCGCGCAATGGCATCAGGTGCTGGAGAGCGGACGCATCGGCGAGCTTTTCGAGAGCACCGGGCAACTGCTGTCGCCAGATGTGGAAGATCACTCGCCTGCGCAACGCCATGAGTGGACAAGGCAGACATGGCATTGGCTACGCAGCCTGAAACTCGAGCCGGGGCCGTTGTACGCAGCCGTGAACCTTGCCATGTGGCAGACGGCGGGGGCAATCAAGGGTGTTCCGGCATTCGAAGCCGCACTGAGCGAGGCCAGGAACGACGGCGACCTCGCCCGTATTCTCGCCTGGGGCACGACGGGCGGAAATGAAGGATCAACGGGCAAGCCCGGTGAACGCGAGGGGCGGGGCGCATGA
- a CDS encoding type VI secretion system Vgr family protein: protein MADLIDALNEVPLDNDRATRAKDLKALAGRQSYFLDVPGTANAKHLSVVSFNAVERMGEPYRITIGLTHPDRLSRSDYLGRDATFTIAPADGSEPRVFSGCVTRFSKTKTTQDFSSYRFVVEAHIARLNVTRTSRIYQHQTAPQIIESILRRRGFKGHQFVFKLRRQYPRHKFRFQYQIADWPYIHVLMEQEGIYCYIVPGEHGDIVVFGDDIDHYVYQPELKVRYREISGMESGVEAVFALQTHVQSVPESFLVADYNPDQAWERFRAEANVASKDTTTYGQPYIYGTHHLDRDGAKWEAQLRHEAAIAWQVVYEGESNALGLRPGRILQMDESLPDAPGGQVVIEVVHSGARDEAYRNTYKAIPSDRRFRLKLEDDGWPKISGTLSARVTSPGQYKYAYLTQDGHYTVRFDCDFDEWNPGGESVPLRLAKPFAGKLQTGFHFPALDGDEAVLEFRDGDPNKPYISQFHHNSQQSDLITNQQRWLSRNVIRTQSNNKLRFEDWQGEEGIKLSTEHSGKSQLNLGYLVDGRKQKRGEGVELRTSGYGAIRAGGGQLITAYDRPAANGKQLDMQETIAQLERALEIAKALAASAKTAKAIPADTDAQKQMNDELDGLKRPGILASAPASIGVVAGSGVQVAAQGTISAVAGKNLDVSAAKCFTLAVGELVSVFAQKFGIRAFAAKGPVQIQAQSDAMSLLAEKDVTLASANGTVRVSAKKELILECGGAFVQLKDGNITLGGPGDLFLKISTIQKQGPASLDTIASLPEPGDFCLACFLRAARTGGAAVSV, encoded by the coding sequence ATGGCCGACCTGATTGATGCCTTGAACGAAGTCCCCTTGGACAATGACCGCGCGACACGTGCGAAGGATCTCAAGGCGCTCGCCGGCAGGCAGTCGTATTTCCTCGACGTGCCTGGCACCGCGAATGCGAAGCATCTGTCGGTCGTCTCGTTCAACGCTGTCGAGCGCATGGGCGAGCCGTACCGGATCACGATCGGGCTCACGCATCCCGACAGGCTTTCCCGTTCGGACTATCTCGGGCGCGACGCCACCTTTACGATCGCGCCAGCCGATGGCAGCGAGCCACGGGTGTTTTCGGGGTGCGTCACGCGCTTCTCGAAAACGAAGACGACGCAGGACTTCAGCAGCTACCGGTTCGTCGTCGAGGCGCATATCGCACGTCTGAACGTCACTCGTACGAGCCGCATCTACCAGCATCAGACTGCGCCGCAGATCATCGAGTCGATCCTGCGCCGTCGAGGGTTCAAGGGCCACCAGTTCGTGTTCAAACTGCGCCGGCAGTATCCCCGGCACAAGTTCCGCTTCCAGTACCAGATCGCGGACTGGCCGTACATTCACGTCCTGATGGAGCAGGAAGGGATCTACTGCTACATCGTGCCGGGCGAGCATGGCGACATCGTCGTGTTTGGCGACGATATCGACCACTACGTCTACCAGCCGGAACTGAAGGTGCGCTATCGCGAGATCTCGGGAATGGAGTCCGGCGTCGAAGCCGTGTTTGCGTTGCAGACGCATGTGCAGAGCGTACCGGAATCGTTTCTGGTTGCCGACTACAACCCCGACCAGGCCTGGGAGCGCTTCAGGGCTGAAGCGAACGTCGCCAGCAAGGACACGACGACCTACGGCCAGCCCTATATCTACGGCACCCATCACCTCGATCGGGACGGCGCGAAATGGGAGGCGCAACTGCGCCATGAGGCTGCGATTGCCTGGCAGGTCGTGTACGAAGGCGAGAGCAACGCGCTTGGGCTGCGCCCCGGGCGAATCCTGCAGATGGACGAGAGCTTGCCCGACGCGCCGGGCGGGCAGGTCGTGATCGAGGTCGTGCATAGCGGTGCGCGCGACGAGGCTTACCGCAATACGTACAAGGCAATTCCGTCTGACCGGCGCTTCCGCCTGAAGCTCGAGGATGACGGGTGGCCGAAGATCAGCGGCACGTTGAGCGCACGGGTCACGTCGCCAGGCCAGTACAAATACGCGTACCTGACACAGGATGGCCACTACACGGTCCGCTTCGACTGCGATTTTGACGAATGGAATCCGGGCGGCGAGAGCGTGCCGTTGCGGCTGGCGAAGCCCTTCGCCGGTAAATTGCAGACGGGCTTTCACTTCCCGGCGCTGGACGGAGACGAAGCGGTGCTTGAATTCCGGGACGGCGATCCGAACAAGCCTTATATCTCGCAATTCCATCACAACAGCCAGCAGTCCGACCTGATCACGAATCAGCAGCGATGGCTTTCGCGCAACGTGATCCGCACGCAGAGCAACAACAAACTGCGCTTCGAGGACTGGCAGGGCGAGGAAGGCATCAAGCTATCAACCGAGCATTCGGGCAAGAGCCAGCTGAATCTCGGTTATCTGGTGGACGGCAGGAAGCAGAAGCGTGGCGAGGGTGTCGAGCTTCGTACGTCGGGGTACGGTGCGATCCGCGCCGGTGGGGGGCAGCTCATCACCGCTTACGACCGCCCGGCCGCAAACGGCAAGCAGCTCGACATGCAGGAGACGATCGCGCAGCTTGAACGCGCGCTGGAGATTGCGAAGGCGTTAGCGGCGTCGGCAAAGACGGCGAAGGCTATCCCTGCGGATACCGATGCACAGAAGCAGATGAACGACGAACTGGACGGGCTGAAGCGGCCCGGCATTCTGGCGAGCGCGCCGGCATCGATCGGTGTCGTAGCGGGGTCGGGCGTGCAGGTAGCGGCGCAGGGCACCATTTCGGCGGTGGCGGGCAAGAATCTCGACGTGAGCGCGGCGAAGTGCTTCACGCTGGCGGTGGGTGAACTGGTGTCGGTATTCGCGCAGAAGTTCGGCATCCGAGCTTTCGCGGCGAAGGGGCCAGTGCAGATTCAGGCACAGAGCGATGCGATGTCGCTGCTGGCCGAAAAAGACGTCACGCTGGCGAGCGCAAACGGTACGGTACGCGTCAGCGCGAAGAAGGAACTCATCCTGGAATGCGGCGGCGCATTCGTCCAGTTGAAGGACGGCAACATCACGCTCGGCGGCCCTGGCGATCTGTTCCTCAAGATCAGTACGATCCAGAAGCAGGGTCCCGCGTCTCTCGACACGATCGCGTCGCTACCCGAACCGGGAGATTTCTGCCTTGCCTGTTTCCTGCGGGCCGCGCGTACCGGTGGCGCGGCGGTAAGCGTATGA
- the tssB gene encoding type VI secretion system contractile sheath small subunit: protein MSASFQNEVPKARINLKLDLHTGGAQQKVELPLRLLVMGDYGNGRDTRSLAERTRVDINRNNFNAVLAQYRPKARIAVENTMAGNGSELPVELEFLSMDDFKPDVVAGKVPELRALMAARNLLRDLKYNLLDNAAFRRELENILKNPDLSERLRIDLKKIGESEPNAALHCSQ from the coding sequence ATGAGCGCGAGTTTTCAGAATGAGGTGCCGAAGGCACGTATAAATCTGAAGCTGGACCTGCACACCGGCGGCGCCCAGCAGAAGGTCGAACTACCACTCAGGCTGCTGGTGATGGGCGACTACGGCAACGGTCGCGATACGCGCAGCCTGGCCGAGCGTACCAGGGTGGACATCAACCGGAACAACTTCAACGCCGTGCTTGCGCAATACCGGCCAAAGGCGAGGATCGCCGTGGAGAACACCATGGCGGGCAACGGCTCGGAACTGCCGGTCGAACTTGAATTCCTGTCGATGGACGATTTCAAGCCAGACGTGGTGGCCGGCAAGGTCCCTGAATTGCGTGCGTTAATGGCCGCCCGCAATCTGCTGCGTGATCTGAAATACAACCTTCTGGATAACGCGGCATTCCGTCGCGAACTCGAAAATATCCTAAAGAACCCAGATTTGTCCGAGCGACTGCGCATCGATCTGAAGAAAATCGGCGAATCCGAGCCGAATGCCGCATTGCATTGCAGTCAGTAA